The Ananas comosus cultivar F153 linkage group 2, ASM154086v1, whole genome shotgun sequence genome contains a region encoding:
- the LOC109705726 gene encoding aspartic proteinase-like protein 1 isoform X3: MCPFLLHWMLEVTCFGSPVIAFSVLLCLAIIVVWCSLVYGASIMQDKDLRMYSPAESRTSRHLPCSHKLCQLGPSCKSPKQPCPYNINYYSENTSSSGLLVEDTLYLASSDGRTSVQASVIIGCGRRQSGDYLDGVAPDGLLGLGFGDISVPSFLAWAGLVRDSFSMCFQEDDSGRIFFGDQGVSTQQSTPFVPANGKYITYIVEVERFCIGAKCVGETSMQALVDSGSSFTYLPNDAYKRVTLEFDRQVNYSRYAFLGYPWEYCYKASPLELPDIPTVALMFAVNKSFVVTNPLFLINGKEGELTGFCLAVNSSEENLATIGQNFMTGHHMVFDRENSKLGWSRSDCRDIDTSIPVTTPPHNRPENPLPTNEQQSNPNGHAVAPAVAGKAPNTMDSSAASPSKVVSHFCLFLLLTQFAVIFVG; encoded by the exons ATGTGTCCTTTCTTGTTGCATTGGATGCTGGAAGTGACCTGCTTTGGGTCCCCTGTGATTGCATTCAGTGTGCTCCTTTGTCTGGCTATCATAGTAGTTTG GTGCTCCCTGGTATATGGAGCATCTATTATGCAGGATAAAGATCTCCGCATGTACAGCCCAGCTGAATCAAGAACTAGCAGACATCTTCCATGCAGCCACAAACTGTGTCAACTAGGCCCAAGCTGTAAAAGCCCAAAGCAACCTTGCCCGTATAATATAAACTACTATTCAGAAAATACATCGAGTTCAGGGTTGCTAGTCGAGGATACACTATACTTGGCTTCCAGTGATGGCCGAACATCAGTACAAGCTTCAGTTATCATAGG CTGCGGAAGGAGGCAAAGTGGTGATTATTTGGATGGAGTTGCTCCAGACGGGCTTCTTGGTTTGGGATTTGGGGATATATCGGTTCCAAGCTTCCTTGCATGGGCTGGATTGGTACGGGATTCTTTTTCAATGTGCTTTCAGGAGGATGATTCTGGAAGAATCTTCTTTGGGGACCAAGGTGTCTCTACACAACAATCTACTCCTTTTGTTCCTGCGAATGGAAAATA CATTACTTATATCGTTGAGGTGGAGAGATTTTGTATCGGTGCTAAGTGTGTTGGAGAGACAAGCATGCAAGCACTTGTTGATAGTGGGTCGTCATTCACATATCTTCCAAATGATGCCTACAAGAGAGTCACCCTGGAG TTTGACAGGCAAGTTAACTATTCGAGGTATGCCTTTCTTGGATATCCGTGGGAGTACTGCTACAAAGCCAG TCCTCTTGAATTGCCCGATATACCAACTGTGGCGCTTATGTTTGCTGTGAACAAGAGCTTCGTGGTTACCAATCCCCTTTTTCTTATCAATGGCAAAGAG GGGGAGCTTACTGGATTTTGCTTAGCTGTAAATTCATCAGAAGAAAATCTGGCAACTATTGGGC AGAATTTTATGACGGGACATCATATGGTCTTTGATAGAGAAAATTCGAAGCTGGGATGGTCACGATCCGATT GTCGTGATATTGACACTAGCATCCCTGTAACAACCCCACCCCATAACCGACCCGAAAACCCTTTGCCGACAAATGAGCAGCAGAGCAACCCCAACGGACATGCTGTTGCCCCTGCGGTAGCAGGGAAGGCGCCCAACACTATGGACTCGTCAGCAGCTTCGCCTTCAAAGGTGGTTTCCCATTTCTGTTTGTTTCTGCTACTGACTCAATTTGCCGTCATTTTTGTCGGATAA
- the LOC109705726 gene encoding aspartic proteinase-like protein 1 isoform X1 yields MAPFSFLAMVVALSALPWCSRSLTFSSRLVHRFSDEARAAAASSPGGGRWPIRRSAEYFEVLARSDLARQKRRLGGRYQMLYPSEGSQTFSLGNDFGWLHYTWIDIGTPNVSFLVALDAGSDLLWVPCDCIQCAPLSGYHSSLDKDLRMYSPAESRTSRHLPCSHKLCQLGPSCKSPKQPCPYNINYYSENTSSSGLLVEDTLYLASSDGRTSVQASVIIGCGRRQSGDYLDGVAPDGLLGLGFGDISVPSFLAWAGLVRDSFSMCFQEDDSGRIFFGDQGVSTQQSTPFVPANGKYITYIVEVERFCIGAKCVGETSMQALVDSGSSFTYLPNDAYKRVTLEFDRQVNYSRYAFLGYPWEYCYKASPLELPDIPTVALMFAVNKSFVVTNPLFLINGKEGELTGFCLAVNSSEENLATIGQNFMTGHHMVFDRENSKLGWSRSDCRDIDTSIPVTTPPHNRPENPLPTNEQQSNPNGHAVAPAVAGKAPNTMDSSAASPSKVVSHFCLFLLLTQFAVIFVG; encoded by the exons ATGGCGCCGTTCTCCTTCCTCGCCATGGTCGTGGCGCTGAGCGCGCTCCCGTGGTGCTCGCGTTCGCTCACCTTCTCCTCAAGATTGGTACACCGGTTCTCAGACGAGGCACGCGCCGCGGCGGCGTCGTCTCCGGGAGGAGGGAGGTGGCCGATCCGGAGGAGCGCGGAGTACTTCGAGGTCTTGGCGAGGAGCGACCTCGCGCGGCAGAAGCGGCGCCTCGGGGGCCGATACCAGATGCTGTACCCTTCGGAGGGGAGTCAAACCTTTTCGCTTGGGAACGACTTCGGATG GTTACACTACACATGGATTGATATTGGGACACCCAATGTGTCCTTTCTTGTTGCATTGGATGCTGGAAGTGACCTGCTTTGGGTCCCCTGTGATTGCATTCAGTGTGCTCCTTTGTCTGGCTATCATAGTAGTTTG GATAAAGATCTCCGCATGTACAGCCCAGCTGAATCAAGAACTAGCAGACATCTTCCATGCAGCCACAAACTGTGTCAACTAGGCCCAAGCTGTAAAAGCCCAAAGCAACCTTGCCCGTATAATATAAACTACTATTCAGAAAATACATCGAGTTCAGGGTTGCTAGTCGAGGATACACTATACTTGGCTTCCAGTGATGGCCGAACATCAGTACAAGCTTCAGTTATCATAGG CTGCGGAAGGAGGCAAAGTGGTGATTATTTGGATGGAGTTGCTCCAGACGGGCTTCTTGGTTTGGGATTTGGGGATATATCGGTTCCAAGCTTCCTTGCATGGGCTGGATTGGTACGGGATTCTTTTTCAATGTGCTTTCAGGAGGATGATTCTGGAAGAATCTTCTTTGGGGACCAAGGTGTCTCTACACAACAATCTACTCCTTTTGTTCCTGCGAATGGAAAATA CATTACTTATATCGTTGAGGTGGAGAGATTTTGTATCGGTGCTAAGTGTGTTGGAGAGACAAGCATGCAAGCACTTGTTGATAGTGGGTCGTCATTCACATATCTTCCAAATGATGCCTACAAGAGAGTCACCCTGGAG TTTGACAGGCAAGTTAACTATTCGAGGTATGCCTTTCTTGGATATCCGTGGGAGTACTGCTACAAAGCCAG TCCTCTTGAATTGCCCGATATACCAACTGTGGCGCTTATGTTTGCTGTGAACAAGAGCTTCGTGGTTACCAATCCCCTTTTTCTTATCAATGGCAAAGAG GGGGAGCTTACTGGATTTTGCTTAGCTGTAAATTCATCAGAAGAAAATCTGGCAACTATTGGGC AGAATTTTATGACGGGACATCATATGGTCTTTGATAGAGAAAATTCGAAGCTGGGATGGTCACGATCCGATT GTCGTGATATTGACACTAGCATCCCTGTAACAACCCCACCCCATAACCGACCCGAAAACCCTTTGCCGACAAATGAGCAGCAGAGCAACCCCAACGGACATGCTGTTGCCCCTGCGGTAGCAGGGAAGGCGCCCAACACTATGGACTCGTCAGCAGCTTCGCCTTCAAAGGTGGTTTCCCATTTCTGTTTGTTTCTGCTACTGACTCAATTTGCCGTCATTTTTGTCGGATAA
- the LOC109705726 gene encoding aspartic proteinase-like protein 1 isoform X2 — translation MLSMCLVLMMMVSFIFFLSNMRIVNLTLTRDVHMDRLHYTWIDIGTPNVSFLVALDAGSDLLWVPCDCIQCAPLSGYHSSLDKDLRMYSPAESRTSRHLPCSHKLCQLGPSCKSPKQPCPYNINYYSENTSSSGLLVEDTLYLASSDGRTSVQASVIIGCGRRQSGDYLDGVAPDGLLGLGFGDISVPSFLAWAGLVRDSFSMCFQEDDSGRIFFGDQGVSTQQSTPFVPANGKYITYIVEVERFCIGAKCVGETSMQALVDSGSSFTYLPNDAYKRVTLEFDRQVNYSRYAFLGYPWEYCYKASPLELPDIPTVALMFAVNKSFVVTNPLFLINGKEGELTGFCLAVNSSEENLATIGQNFMTGHHMVFDRENSKLGWSRSDCRDIDTSIPVTTPPHNRPENPLPTNEQQSNPNGHAVAPAVAGKAPNTMDSSAASPSKVVSHFCLFLLLTQFAVIFVG, via the exons ATGCTAAGCATGTGTTTAGTACTGATGATGATggtatcttttattttttttctgagcAACATGAGAATCGTCAACCTAACTCTTACACGTGACGTTCATATGGACAGGTTACACTACACATGGATTGATATTGGGACACCCAATGTGTCCTTTCTTGTTGCATTGGATGCTGGAAGTGACCTGCTTTGGGTCCCCTGTGATTGCATTCAGTGTGCTCCTTTGTCTGGCTATCATAGTAGTTTG GATAAAGATCTCCGCATGTACAGCCCAGCTGAATCAAGAACTAGCAGACATCTTCCATGCAGCCACAAACTGTGTCAACTAGGCCCAAGCTGTAAAAGCCCAAAGCAACCTTGCCCGTATAATATAAACTACTATTCAGAAAATACATCGAGTTCAGGGTTGCTAGTCGAGGATACACTATACTTGGCTTCCAGTGATGGCCGAACATCAGTACAAGCTTCAGTTATCATAGG CTGCGGAAGGAGGCAAAGTGGTGATTATTTGGATGGAGTTGCTCCAGACGGGCTTCTTGGTTTGGGATTTGGGGATATATCGGTTCCAAGCTTCCTTGCATGGGCTGGATTGGTACGGGATTCTTTTTCAATGTGCTTTCAGGAGGATGATTCTGGAAGAATCTTCTTTGGGGACCAAGGTGTCTCTACACAACAATCTACTCCTTTTGTTCCTGCGAATGGAAAATA CATTACTTATATCGTTGAGGTGGAGAGATTTTGTATCGGTGCTAAGTGTGTTGGAGAGACAAGCATGCAAGCACTTGTTGATAGTGGGTCGTCATTCACATATCTTCCAAATGATGCCTACAAGAGAGTCACCCTGGAG TTTGACAGGCAAGTTAACTATTCGAGGTATGCCTTTCTTGGATATCCGTGGGAGTACTGCTACAAAGCCAG TCCTCTTGAATTGCCCGATATACCAACTGTGGCGCTTATGTTTGCTGTGAACAAGAGCTTCGTGGTTACCAATCCCCTTTTTCTTATCAATGGCAAAGAG GGGGAGCTTACTGGATTTTGCTTAGCTGTAAATTCATCAGAAGAAAATCTGGCAACTATTGGGC AGAATTTTATGACGGGACATCATATGGTCTTTGATAGAGAAAATTCGAAGCTGGGATGGTCACGATCCGATT GTCGTGATATTGACACTAGCATCCCTGTAACAACCCCACCCCATAACCGACCCGAAAACCCTTTGCCGACAAATGAGCAGCAGAGCAACCCCAACGGACATGCTGTTGCCCCTGCGGTAGCAGGGAAGGCGCCCAACACTATGGACTCGTCAGCAGCTTCGCCTTCAAAGGTGGTTTCCCATTTCTGTTTGTTTCTGCTACTGACTCAATTTGCCGTCATTTTTGTCGGATAA